From a single Loigolactobacillus coryniformis subsp. coryniformis KCTC 3167 = DSM 20001 genomic region:
- a CDS encoding OadG-related small transporter subunit, producing MNNALIQAGELMLFGMVGVFLVLFLLYLISQLLIKIFPAK from the coding sequence ATGAACAATGCACTGATCCAAGCAGGTGAATTAATGCTTTTCGGGATGGTCGGCGTTTTCTTGGTTTTATTCCTACTTTACCTGATCTCCCAACTGTTGATTAAAATTTTCCCGGCTAAATAA
- a CDS encoding oxaloacetate decarboxylase subunit alpha: MKNIRFMETVLRDGQQSQIATRMPFSDMQPILETMDQAGYHALEVWGGATFDSALRFLNEDPWERLRAIRQHVKKTKLQMLLRGQNLLGYKHYADDVVTEFVHKSVENGIDIIRIFDALNDPRNLETAITATKDAGGEAQAAISYTTSDFHTIPYFVQLAQEFEKLGADSIAIKDMAGVLTPHDAYDLVSEIKAAVSVPLEVHTHATSGIAEMTYLKAVEAGADIIDTAISSFSGGTSQPSTESMAIALSDLGYNTNLDVTKLSKIAAHFNPVRDRFRKAGLLNPKVKDTEPRTLLYKVPGGMLSNLLNQLKEQGLEDRYQEVLEEVPNVRADLGYPPLVTPLSQMVGTQAVMNVISGERYKLVPKEIKEYVKGYYGRPPVPVSDEIRQQIIGDDTDVITVRPADLIKPQMAQFRKAIGAYAHSTEDVLMYALFPEQAKDFLGRREDPFYDVPVQHIQILFS, translated from the coding sequence ATGAAAAACATTCGCTTTATGGAAACAGTTTTACGTGATGGCCAACAAAGTCAAATTGCCACCCGGATGCCGTTTAGTGACATGCAGCCGATCTTAGAAACGATGGATCAGGCTGGCTACCATGCCCTCGAAGTTTGGGGTGGGGCGACCTTTGATTCTGCGCTGCGCTTCTTGAACGAAGATCCCTGGGAACGACTGCGTGCCATTCGCCAACACGTTAAAAAAACTAAATTACAAATGCTCCTACGTGGGCAAAACTTACTAGGTTATAAACATTACGCTGACGACGTCGTGACTGAGTTTGTACATAAATCAGTTGAAAATGGCATCGATATTATCCGTATTTTTGATGCCTTAAATGACCCGCGTAATCTGGAAACGGCGATCACCGCGACTAAAGACGCTGGCGGTGAAGCGCAAGCCGCAATTTCGTATACCACTAGCGACTTCCACACGATCCCCTACTTTGTACAACTCGCCCAAGAATTTGAAAAACTCGGCGCGGATTCGATCGCCATTAAAGATATGGCCGGTGTCTTAACGCCGCATGATGCTTACGACTTAGTCAGTGAAATTAAGGCGGCAGTCAGTGTACCCCTCGAGGTGCATACTCACGCCACCAGCGGGATCGCCGAAATGACTTATCTAAAAGCCGTTGAAGCTGGCGCCGATATTATCGATACGGCAATTTCGTCTTTTTCTGGCGGCACCAGTCAACCAAGTACGGAATCGATGGCGATCGCCCTGTCGGATCTTGGCTACAACACGAACTTAGACGTAACCAAATTGTCGAAAATCGCCGCACACTTCAACCCGGTTCGCGACCGTTTTCGTAAAGCAGGGTTACTTAACCCTAAAGTGAAGGACACTGAGCCACGGACACTGTTGTATAAAGTGCCAGGCGGTATGTTATCTAATTTGTTAAATCAGTTAAAAGAACAGGGCCTAGAAGATCGTTATCAAGAAGTGTTGGAAGAAGTACCCAACGTCCGCGCCGATCTTGGTTATCCGCCACTCGTTACGCCGCTGTCACAAATGGTCGGTACCCAAGCGGTGATGAATGTCATCAGCGGTGAACGTTACAAATTGGTCCCCAAAGAGATCAAAGAATACGTCAAAGGTTATTATGGTCGCCCACCAGTTCCGGTTTCAGATGAAATTCGTCAGCAGATCATTGGCGATGATACCGACGTGATCACAGTCAGACCCGCTGATCTGATCAAGCCACAAATGGCACAGTTCCGCAAAGCCATCGGTGCTTACGCTCATTCAACTGAGGATGTATTAATGTATGCTTTGTTTCCGGAGCAAGCGAAAGACTTTCTGGGCCGGCGCGAAGATCCATTTTATGATGTGCCGGTGCAACATATTCAAATTTTGTTTTCGTAA
- a CDS encoding acetyl-CoA carboxylase biotin carboxyl carrier protein subunit — translation MLRKFKITIDGTEYLVEMEEIGGTPAPTAVAPTPQPAPVAPAPQATAPTPQPTAPAAATTSTTAGTTLPAPMPGSILKLLVKVGDDVKENQPLIILEAMKMENEVVANHAGKVSAINVAVGENVNAGDALITIQ, via the coding sequence ATGTTACGTAAATTTAAAATCACCATCGATGGTACGGAGTACTTAGTTGAAATGGAAGAAATTGGTGGCACACCGGCGCCAACGGCAGTGGCACCCACACCGCAGCCCGCGCCAGTAGCCCCAGCCCCACAAGCTACAGCACCAACGCCACAACCCACTGCGCCAGCTGCGGCAACAACATCCACGACTGCTGGCACCACCTTACCCGCACCAATGCCCGGCTCGATCTTAAAGCTCTTGGTCAAGGTTGGCGATGACGTTAAAGAAAATCAGCCGCTGATCATTTTGGAAGCCATGAAAATGGAAAACGAAGTGGTAGCCAATCATGCAGGGAAAGTAAGCGCCATTAATGTGGCGGTGGGCGAAAATGTCAATGCTGGCGACGCCTTGATCACGATTCAGTAG
- a CDS encoding sodium ion-translocating decarboxylase subunit beta, which produces METLLQGITSITWQELVMMLIGGLLMYLGIKKEYEPTLLVPMGLGAILVNIPGTGVLTQIVGGHESKGVLDILFSAGISTELFPLLIFIGIGAMIDFGPLLQNPFMLLFGAAAQFGIFFTVIVAVLFGFDIKEAASIGIIGAADGPTSIFVSGQLAPKLLGPITVAAYSYMALVPIIQPAAIKAVTTKKERQIRMTYKSEDVSKTVKILFPIAITIVAGFIAPISLPLVGFLMFGNLLRECGVLDRLSQSAQNELVNIVSILLGLTISVKLVADQFLNVQTLMIIAFGLVAFVMDSIGGVLFAKLLNLFRKKKINPMIGAAGISAFPMSSRVIQRMATDEDPQNFVLMYAVGANVSGQIASVVAGGLLLSFFS; this is translated from the coding sequence TTGGAAACACTACTACAAGGAATCACCTCAATTACTTGGCAAGAGCTGGTGATGATGCTCATCGGTGGCTTACTGATGTATCTGGGGATCAAAAAAGAATATGAACCAACCTTATTAGTCCCAATGGGGCTAGGTGCGATCCTAGTCAATATTCCTGGGACCGGGGTATTGACTCAGATCGTTGGCGGTCATGAATCTAAAGGGGTACTGGATATTTTATTCAGTGCCGGTATCAGCACGGAACTGTTTCCCTTATTGATTTTTATCGGTATCGGCGCCATGATCGATTTTGGACCCTTATTACAAAATCCCTTTATGTTATTGTTCGGTGCTGCAGCGCAATTTGGGATCTTCTTCACCGTGATCGTCGCCGTTTTATTCGGTTTTGACATTAAAGAGGCCGCTTCAATCGGGATCATCGGTGCCGCCGATGGGCCCACTTCCATTTTCGTTTCGGGTCAACTGGCACCGAAACTCTTGGGGCCGATCACCGTGGCCGCCTATTCTTATATGGCGTTAGTGCCGATTATTCAACCAGCCGCGATCAAAGCCGTTACGACAAAAAAGGAACGCCAGATCCGGATGACTTATAAATCTGAGGATGTTTCGAAAACCGTTAAGATCCTCTTTCCAATCGCGATCACGATCGTCGCTGGCTTCATTGCCCCAATTTCGTTACCCCTGGTGGGCTTTTTGATGTTTGGTAACTTACTTCGTGAATGTGGGGTGCTTGATCGATTATCCCAATCAGCCCAGAACGAATTAGTGAATATCGTGTCGATCCTATTAGGCCTAACCATCTCCGTTAAACTCGTAGCCGATCAATTCTTAAACGTCCAAACGTTAATGATCATTGCCTTTGGCCTAGTTGCATTTGTGATGGATTCGATCGGTGGCGTGTTATTCGCTAAGTTATTGAATCTATTCCGCAAAAAGAAGATCAACCCGATGATCGGGGCCGCTGGGATCTCGGCTTTTCCCATGTCCAGTCGGGTGATCCAACGGATGGCCACTGATGAAGATCCGCAAAACTTTGTCTTGATGTATGCGGTAGGCGCTAACGTTTCCGGGCAGATTGCTTCGGTCGTCGCTGGCGGCTTACTGTTGTCATTCTTTAGTTAG
- a CDS encoding dicarboxylate/amino acid:cation symporter, with protein MLKIINKIRNMSLFTKIMIGFALGIIAGILLGKQATIFAVLGDILIRLLQVVVAPLVFSLMVVAIADIDDMQQFGKIALKTVGTYVVFTLIATGLGLGMGRLFNVGQGANIQTANAAIQKPVKLSISDTILNFIPSNIFKSLTSTNLVQVIFFAVIFGFALLAIGEKGKPMLTLCKSLADTMKKFVNIVLGFTPIGVFGLMASVIGKSGIAIIWPYLKTIGAVYTASGIQTIVIHSIIVCGLICRVPIKKFFKSSRETLAFAFSTTSSVATIPLALQSVKKLGVSDRIGNFIITIGSNMSMDGIAIYEGVAVVFAAQVYGVHFSTIELLRIMLMAAITSLGLAGVPGSGLIAVSVVLQTAGLPIEAVGLLAGVDRILNMGRIIPNVTADISTSVLVAKSEGELNLKLAAKPKIVKRS; from the coding sequence ATGCTAAAAATAATTAATAAGATTAGAAATATGAGTTTATTTACCAAGATTATGATAGGTTTTGCACTTGGAATTATTGCTGGAATTTTATTAGGAAAACAGGCAACAATATTTGCCGTTTTGGGGGATATTCTAATTCGTCTGTTACAGGTAGTTGTAGCTCCATTAGTATTTTCTTTAATGGTCGTTGCTATTGCGGATATTGATGATATGCAACAATTCGGTAAGATTGCATTAAAAACGGTTGGAACGTATGTTGTTTTTACATTGATTGCAACCGGTCTGGGACTGGGAATGGGTCGGTTATTTAATGTTGGGCAAGGTGCAAATATTCAAACAGCAAATGCTGCAATTCAAAAACCGGTTAAATTATCTATAAGTGACACGATTTTAAACTTTATTCCCAGTAATATATTTAAATCGTTAACAAGTACTAATTTGGTGCAAGTTATTTTCTTTGCTGTTATTTTTGGCTTTGCCTTATTAGCTATTGGGGAAAAAGGAAAACCAATGTTAACATTATGCAAATCACTAGCGGATACAATGAAAAAATTCGTTAATATTGTATTAGGCTTTACGCCAATTGGTGTTTTCGGTTTAATGGCTAGTGTCATTGGGAAAAGTGGCATTGCAATTATTTGGCCGTATTTAAAAACTATTGGTGCAGTTTATACGGCATCTGGTATTCAAACTATCGTGATTCACAGTATTATTGTTTGTGGATTAATTTGTAGGGTACCAATCAAGAAGTTTTTTAAGTCATCAAGAGAGACCTTGGCTTTTGCCTTTTCTACTACTTCAAGTGTCGCAACAATTCCACTTGCATTACAATCAGTTAAAAAACTTGGTGTATCGGATCGAATTGGTAATTTTATTATTACAATTGGTTCTAACATGAGTATGGATGGTATTGCAATTTATGAAGGTGTAGCAGTTGTTTTTGCAGCACAAGTATACGGTGTTCATTTTTCAACTATTGAGCTTTTACGTATCATGCTTATGGCCGCTATTACTTCACTTGGATTGGCCGGTGTTCCTGGCTCAGGCTTGATTGCAGTTTCGGTTGTATTACAAACAGCTGGTCTACCAATAGAAGCAGTTGGATTATTGGCCGGTGTTGACCGTATTTTGAATATGGGTAGAATTATTCCTAATGTGACAGCGGATATTTCGACATCGGTATTGGTTGCTAAATCTGAAGGGGAACTTAATCTAAAATTAGCAGCCAAACCTAAAATTGTTAAGCGGTCTTGA
- a CDS encoding TerC family protein — translation MFHLIANLYGPFFDLAAWREVVTSWTDWSIIFSVILLECLLSVDNAVVLAAQTQNLSQKKQQTRALLYGLWGSYLLRFLMIGIGTFMIHIWEVKLAGSLYLIYLAINFFHHYHQKRTNERVVKLVKNFWSVVWQMVFMDAIFSVDSIIAALAISTNPIIVLLGGLVGILMMRGVAEIIMKLMQSIPELEPMAYFLIAIIAVKLFMTIPQIGIEIPASLFLMIVTLTIGATLLIHYLKRYSINK, via the coding sequence TTGTTCCATCTTATTGCAAATTTATATGGGCCATTCTTTGATTTGGCAGCTTGGCGTGAAGTGGTAACATCATGGACTGATTGGTCGATCATTTTTTCAGTGATTTTACTTGAATGTTTATTGTCAGTGGATAATGCCGTTGTTTTAGCCGCACAGACGCAAAACTTATCGCAGAAAAAGCAACAAACTCGTGCTTTACTGTATGGATTATGGGGCTCATATTTATTGCGATTTTTAATGATCGGCATCGGCACTTTTATGATCCATATTTGGGAAGTAAAGTTAGCCGGCTCCTTATATCTAATTTACTTGGCAATTAATTTCTTTCACCATTATCACCAGAAACGAACTAATGAACGAGTGGTTAAACTAGTTAAAAATTTTTGGTCGGTAGTCTGGCAGATGGTCTTTATGGATGCCATTTTCTCAGTTGATTCAATTATCGCTGCGTTAGCAATTTCAACAAATCCTATTATTGTCTTACTTGGCGGGCTGGTAGGAATTTTAATGATGCGTGGTGTCGCCGAAATTATTATGAAGTTGATGCAAAGTATTCCAGAATTAGAACCCATGGCCTATTTTTTGATTGCTATTATCGCAGTTAAACTATTTATGACGATTCCACAGATTGGTATTGAAATACCAGCTAGCTTATTTTTGATGATTGTCACATTAACGATTGGCGCGACATTGTTAATTCATTATTTAAAGCGATATAGCATAAATAAATAG
- a CDS encoding FtsX-like permease family protein: MLFKLSLTGIKSRFKDYLVLFSGLVMAAAIFYMFEALATNNSFIKANSTFSLAPFVFQFGSVLLAIITFVYILYANSFLLSMRKRDYGLFMMLGAKSGKLGQLIFLETVAIGALSLVIGLLVGVGLTALVGGLLIQRLDATAAHFNAFYLPAMLVTVIFFLILFVLAALLNQRVLRKTPVLALLKSAAQPIHVQVNPIKTVIQIIFGLACLVVGYITMHMIGTLQILGIAVALVTIVLGTYLVFDSLFTWLLTRLKRHENFASRGLNNFTLAQLNFRIFDYNRMLAMVTLLFALALGAITTGMGFQKNIRLFTESAPYDVVLHDPTAKVNQAAAKIKVKQQDHYTYKVTGTTVYFVREQFDAQPIYAQKPWQKKQVTAEYQLITGKQMTARSPLRWQSSLQALLLPQDSEKTITLVDQAAFTQINAPTHQLTTLIAHDFFANLAAIKRVTQLDQRQNKVSINYSMGTTKYDAYQMMNGLLSGFEFMGFFLGVAFLAMLASCLMFKILSGAASDRLRYRMLDKIGTRQRLLRSAIAKEIGVLFLLPGVVGVIHVLFGLQMFTTTSLLPNAYHDLWLPFLIFLVLYGLYYLLTVKLYQSIVLKK, from the coding sequence ATGCTATTTAAATTATCACTGACCGGGATCAAAAGCCGCTTCAAAGACTATTTGGTTTTATTTTCTGGTTTAGTCATGGCGGCGGCAATATTTTATATGTTCGAAGCTTTGGCGACTAACAATAGTTTTATCAAAGCCAATAGCACGTTTTCGTTAGCACCTTTTGTTTTTCAATTTGGTTCGGTTTTGTTGGCGATCATCACGTTCGTTTATATTTTGTACGCTAATTCATTTTTACTCAGTATGCGAAAACGTGATTATGGTCTATTCATGATGCTGGGCGCAAAGTCTGGTAAACTAGGGCAATTGATTTTTCTCGAAACTGTAGCTATCGGTGCTTTATCCTTAGTGATTGGTTTATTGGTTGGGGTGGGGTTGACTGCTTTAGTTGGTGGACTGTTGATTCAGCGTTTGGATGCCACTGCGGCCCACTTTAATGCATTTTATTTGCCAGCCATGTTGGTCACCGTGATCTTCTTCTTAATTTTGTTTGTTTTAGCAGCGTTGTTGAATCAGCGGGTTCTGCGTAAAACACCGGTGTTAGCTTTGTTAAAAAGTGCGGCGCAACCAATACACGTTCAAGTTAACCCCATTAAAACGGTTATCCAAATTATTTTCGGCTTAGCCTGCTTGGTTGTAGGTTACATTACGATGCATATGATCGGGACATTGCAGATTCTCGGTATTGCTGTAGCACTGGTTACTATCGTTTTAGGGACCTATTTGGTTTTTGATTCATTATTTACATGGTTATTAACCCGGCTTAAGCGGCACGAGAATTTTGCTAGTCGGGGATTAAACAACTTTACCTTGGCACAATTGAATTTTCGGATTTTTGATTATAATCGGATGTTGGCAATGGTAACCTTGTTGTTTGCCTTGGCATTAGGCGCGATCACGACGGGGATGGGCTTCCAAAAGAATATCCGTCTCTTTACTGAGAGTGCGCCTTATGATGTTGTCTTGCATGACCCTACTGCTAAAGTTAATCAAGCTGCGGCTAAAATAAAGGTGAAGCAACAGGATCATTACACTTATAAAGTCACTGGGACGACCGTTTATTTTGTTCGTGAACAATTTGATGCGCAACCAATTTATGCGCAAAAGCCATGGCAGAAGAAGCAAGTGACTGCTGAATATCAGTTGATCACTGGCAAGCAAATGACTGCACGAAGCCCATTACGTTGGCAATCGTCACTACAAGCGTTGCTGTTACCACAGGATAGTGAAAAGACGATCACGTTGGTTGATCAGGCTGCTTTTACGCAAATTAATGCACCGACGCATCAGTTAACGACGCTGATCGCACATGATTTCTTTGCAAATTTGGCGGCAATCAAGCGGGTTACGCAGTTAGATCAACGGCAGAATAAAGTATCAATAAATTATAGTATGGGCACAACCAAGTACGATGCTTACCAAATGATGAACGGTTTACTATCTGGTTTTGAATTTATGGGTTTCTTCCTCGGAGTGGCTTTCTTAGCAATGTTAGCTAGTTGTCTAATGTTTAAGATCCTATCTGGGGCTGCTAGTGATCGGCTACGTTACCGGATGTTGGATAAGATTGGTACCCGCCAGCGATTATTACGTAGTGCCATCGCTAAAGAGATCGGCGTTTTATTCTTATTACCTGGTGTGGTCGGTGTTATTCATGTCTTATTTGGTCTGCAAATGTTCACCACAACCAGTTTGTTACCGAATGCGTACCATGATTTATGGCTACCATTTTTGATCTTCTTAGTATTATATGGTTTATATTATTTGTTGACGGTTAAGCTGTATCAAAGTATCGTGCTGAAAAAATAG
- a CDS encoding ABC transporter ATP-binding protein: MTTQSTIVAVTDVRKVYGKANEKQYEALHDVSFQVQAGEFVGIMGASGSGKTTLLNILSTLDQPTSGSVKINQQEITHLRGNQLADFRAKEIGFIFQDFNLLENMTAYENIALPLSLQNISAKKARPLIEKIAATLGISEILNNYPTEISGGQKQRVASARALVHQPSILMGDEPTGALDSKSAKSLLDTMTKLNQQQQVSILLVTHDPFSASYCQRILFIKDGQIGQELKRGDRSKEAFYQDILGVLSRTEQ, translated from the coding sequence ATGACAACACAATCAACGATCGTTGCGGTCACCGATGTACGCAAAGTTTACGGTAAGGCCAACGAAAAACAATATGAAGCACTGCACGATGTTAGTTTTCAAGTTCAGGCTGGAGAATTTGTCGGCATTATGGGCGCCTCTGGTTCAGGTAAAACTACGTTATTAAATATTTTATCTACCTTAGATCAACCCACTAGTGGCTCGGTAAAAATTAATCAACAGGAAATTACGCATTTGCGCGGCAATCAATTAGCGGATTTTCGTGCTAAGGAGATCGGCTTTATTTTCCAGGATTTTAATTTGTTAGAAAATATGACTGCTTATGAAAATATCGCTTTACCACTCTCATTACAAAATATCTCTGCCAAGAAGGCGCGGCCGTTGATCGAAAAGATTGCGGCAACCTTAGGTATTAGTGAAATTTTAAATAATTATCCAACGGAAATTTCTGGTGGGCAAAAGCAGCGGGTAGCATCGGCACGAGCTTTGGTCCATCAACCTAGTATTCTGATGGGCGATGAACCAACTGGAGCGTTGGATTCTAAAAGTGCTAAAAGCTTGTTAGACACGATGACAAAGTTGAATCAACAGCAGCAAGTCTCAATTTTGTTAGTGACCCATGATCCATTTTCAGCAAGCTACTGCCAGCGTATTTTATTCATCAAAGATGGCCAGATCGGTCAAGAATTAAAACGTGGTGATCGCAGTAAAGAAGCCTTCTACCAAGATATTCTCGGCGTACTTAGCCGTACTGAACAGTAG
- a CDS encoding APC family permease, which translates to MEKLELESANRNYLKWPVVALMDFVTVIGFDDIIYNFQNQGLGVVTSWVVMLFIYVLPYSLMVGHLGSVFSSEGGGLTSWVRGTSGDKVGYFAAWFYWVVGLPYIVDVANSVVIAFGWLIHGNGNVDAYMSKAMFGVLTTIVFVGFIFFEHLFKNKSLAIMSVIGGSAMFIMTVLFVIMTVVALTTGGHIATQPFTPKAFIPKIDGHFFTTLGLLIFAMNGSELVAPYVTDMKNPRKDFPKAMIMIAVMTAFLTVFGSFSLGVFFNAHHLPGDLKMNGSYYAFLALGQHFGWGKILMYIFAVTQAIYMCAQLAVLLDAGTRVFLGDISKKYMPKQLSKLNADGLPINGYWMTTAICAVIMFLGGLLPEINDIFNWLLNLNGIVSPFATCFLFWAFMMVRLHSDRYPTPAYKYIKNDRLGFSVGVWMFVVTFFSAFAAFFPTDAKPGTSLWTDSLIMNIVVTIGLCAIGLIMPIIARRQRENAGNAFTGSQWTLNLVLLVIAVALGYWISRLHSIDVLIRLVLILLVIALFSLCLRLIYRRPTKA; encoded by the coding sequence ATGGAAAAACTAGAATTAGAAAGTGCTAATCGCAATTATTTAAAATGGCCGGTGGTTGCTTTAATGGATTTTGTCACCGTCATTGGTTTCGACGATATTATTTATAATTTTCAGAATCAAGGTCTCGGTGTTGTCACATCTTGGGTCGTTATGCTTTTTATCTATGTCTTACCTTATTCATTGATGGTTGGTCATCTCGGCTCTGTTTTCAGTTCTGAAGGTGGCGGTTTAACTTCTTGGGTCCGCGGGACTAGCGGCGACAAAGTTGGTTATTTCGCAGCTTGGTTCTATTGGGTCGTTGGCTTACCGTACATCGTGGATGTCGCTAACTCAGTGGTTATCGCCTTTGGTTGGTTGATCCACGGTAATGGTAACGTTGACGCTTATATGTCTAAAGCCATGTTCGGTGTTTTGACTACGATTGTCTTCGTTGGTTTTATCTTCTTTGAGCATTTATTTAAAAATAAATCATTAGCGATCATGAGTGTTATCGGTGGTAGCGCCATGTTTATCATGACGGTCTTGTTTGTGATCATGACCGTTGTGGCACTGACAACAGGTGGTCACATTGCAACACAACCATTTACACCCAAAGCGTTTATCCCTAAAATTGACGGCCATTTCTTTACTACATTAGGGCTGCTTATTTTTGCCATGAACGGTTCGGAATTAGTCGCACCATACGTGACTGATATGAAAAACCCACGTAAGGATTTCCCGAAAGCAATGATCATGATTGCAGTGATGACGGCCTTCCTGACTGTCTTCGGCTCCTTCTCATTAGGTGTTTTCTTTAACGCTCATCACCTACCCGGCGATTTAAAAATGAACGGTTCCTACTATGCGTTCCTCGCTTTAGGCCAGCATTTCGGCTGGGGTAAAATTTTGATGTACATTTTTGCAGTGACGCAAGCGATCTATATGTGCGCACAACTAGCTGTCTTATTGGACGCCGGTACCCGTGTCTTCCTTGGTGATATCAGTAAGAAATATATGCCGAAACAATTATCTAAGCTTAACGCTGATGGTTTGCCGATCAACGGTTATTGGATGACTACTGCAATTTGTGCAGTCATCATGTTCTTAGGCGGCTTGCTACCCGAGATCAACGATATTTTCAACTGGTTATTAAACTTAAACGGTATTGTTTCACCATTCGCAACTTGCTTCTTATTCTGGGCATTTATGATGGTTCGCTTACATAGTGACCGTTACCCAACGCCAGCATATAAATATATCAAAAATGATCGATTAGGCTTTAGCGTCGGAGTTTGGATGTTCGTTGTCACCTTTTTCTCCGCTTTTGCTGCATTCTTCCCAACGGACGCAAAGCCCGGTACTAGTTTATGGACAGATTCATTGATCATGAATATCGTAGTAACAATCGGTCTATGTGCTATCGGTTTGATCATGCCAATTATTGCTCGGCGGCAACGCGAAAATGCTGGCAACGCCTTTACTGGCAGTCAGTGGACTCTAAATTTAGTTCTGCTCGTTATCGCCGTAGCACTTGGTTACTGGATCTCACGCCTACACAGTATTGACGTGCTGATTCGTTTAGTTCTAATTCTGTTAGTGATTGCCCTATTTAGCCTCTGTTTACGCCTGATTTATCGGCGACCAACTAAGGCATAA
- the dhaS gene encoding dihydroxyacetone kinase transcriptional activator DhaS yields MTSTTQRQIAAAFKTLMLTMPFKQISVTLIMKQAQLRRQTFYEYFQDKYDLLAWIFNAEAGTDLEESVNYEHWTSSLLDLLNYLETNRAYYRNALAISEQNSFDQYFLAHTKQLTDIIVRDLLKTKNIPLTGEYISFLREYFSRAVVSVIVDWLQDDQPTSPQYLSHQLQTVIEDTISGFLIRVQ; encoded by the coding sequence ATGACCTCAACGACACAACGACAGATTGCTGCTGCATTTAAAACTTTAATGTTAACTATGCCTTTTAAGCAGATCAGTGTCACTTTGATCATGAAGCAAGCGCAGCTCCGGCGACAAACCTTCTATGAATATTTTCAAGATAAATATGATTTGTTAGCGTGGATCTTTAACGCTGAGGCCGGCACCGATCTGGAAGAAAGTGTTAATTACGAGCATTGGACTTCATCACTATTAGACTTATTAAATTATCTAGAAACTAATCGTGCGTATTATCGTAACGCCTTAGCGATCAGCGAACAAAATTCATTTGATCAATATTTTCTTGCTCACACCAAACAACTAACCGATATTATCGTTCGTGACTTGTTGAAAACTAAAAATATTCCTTTAACGGGTGAATACATCAGCTTTTTACGCGAATACTTCTCACGAGCCGTAGTCAGCGTGATCGTCGACTGGCTACAAGATGATCAACCAACCAGCCCACAATACTTAAGTCACCAATTACAAACAGTTATTGAAGATACGATCAGCGGCTTTTTGATTCGAGTGCAATAA